The following coding sequences are from one Verrucomicrobiia bacterium window:
- a CDS encoding YgdI/YgdR family lipoprotein yields the protein MKHVLVMAALLALAAAGAGCSRYEVTLTNGNVMTAKSKPKLDPATDHYRFKDATGKEVWVPSMRIRSIEAK from the coding sequence ATGAAGCATGTTTTGGTAATGGCCGCCTTGCTGGCTCTGGCCGCGGCGGGCGCTGGCTGCTCCCGCTACGAGGTCACCCTGACCAATGGCAACGTCATGACGGCCAAAAGCAAGCCCAAGCTTGACCCCGCCACGGATCATTATCGCTTCAAAGACGCCACCGGCAAAGAAGTCTGGGTGCCCTCCATGCGCATCCGCTCCATCGAGGCCAAATAG
- a CDS encoding low specificity L-threonine aldolase yields MGTPRRFFASDNYAGICPEAWAALQAANVDHAPAYGEDDFTARVADQLRELFETHCEVFFVFNGTAANSLALATLCQSYHSIICHELAHVETDECGAPEFFSHGTKVLTAPGANGKLEPQAIERLVRRRSDIHYPKPRAVSLTQATEVGTVYTVEEVRAIWARARSLGLRIHMDGARFANAVASLGVAPKEITWQAGVDVLCFGGTKNGLPVGEAVIFFDRELAAEFAYRCKQAGQLASKMRFIAAPWLGMLENNTWLRHAAHANAMAARMETALRELGVNLLFPREANAVFAEFSPAVQQGLRARGWRFYTFIGQGGCRLMCAWDTRPEDVDAFVADVRELLQAP; encoded by the coding sequence ATGGGAACTCCCAGACGTTTCTTCGCCAGCGACAATTACGCCGGCATCTGCCCTGAGGCCTGGGCGGCCTTGCAGGCCGCCAATGTGGACCACGCGCCCGCTTACGGTGAGGATGACTTCACCGCCCGCGTGGCGGACCAACTGCGGGAATTGTTTGAGACGCATTGCGAGGTGTTTTTCGTCTTTAACGGGACCGCGGCGAATTCCCTGGCGCTGGCCACCCTCTGCCAGAGTTATCACTCCATCATCTGCCACGAGCTGGCCCACGTGGAGACGGATGAATGCGGCGCGCCCGAGTTTTTTTCGCACGGCACCAAGGTGCTCACCGCGCCCGGTGCCAACGGCAAATTGGAGCCGCAGGCCATCGAGCGGCTGGTGCGCAGGCGCAGCGACATTCATTATCCCAAACCGCGCGCCGTTTCCCTCACGCAGGCCACGGAGGTGGGCACGGTGTACACCGTGGAGGAAGTCCGCGCCATTTGGGCCCGGGCGCGCAGCCTGGGCCTGCGGATTCACATGGACGGCGCCCGCTTCGCCAACGCCGTGGCCTCGTTGGGCGTGGCGCCCAAGGAAATCACCTGGCAGGCGGGGGTGGACGTGCTGTGCTTTGGTGGCACCAAGAACGGCCTGCCGGTGGGCGAGGCCGTGATCTTTTTTGACCGCGAGCTGGCGGCCGAGTTTGCCTATCGCTGCAAGCAGGCCGGCCAGTTGGCCTCCAAAATGCGTTTCATTGCCGCCCCGTGGCTCGGCATGTTGGAAAACAACACCTGGCTGCGTCACGCCGCTCATGCCAATGCCATGGCCGCCCGGATGGAAACAGCCCTGCGTGAGCTGGGAGTCAACCTCCTTTTTCCCCGCGAGGCCAATGCCGTCTTTGCCGAATTTTCCCCGGCCGTGCAACAGGGCTTGCGGGCGCGCGGCTGGCGCTTCTACACCTTCATTGGCCAGGGGGGATGCCGCCTCATGTGCGCGTGGGACACCCGGCCCGAGGATGTGGATGCCTTCGTGGCGGATGTGCGGGAGTTGCTGCAAGCCCCCTGA
- a CDS encoding C45 family autoproteolytic acyltransferase/hydrolase, which translates to MKSRWLGLALAFVFTCSGWLPLRAQTTPAVSNSPAILLGNALAKVAALLEPSPNTPAETWSAQIKLVRAQGIPKELAEAKLNLAIQSPNRARVEVQANGHTYALGRQGQELWIYAGAKQFGIVGQPGLPRFSTAPEKIDRTQLGRLKLPVPPEQLALLPLLFSYEILPEKVIDGEACHVFQARPLPQAMQALGLPAGTLTLALRRKDALPARIGWSDGRKLDVLVELGNLQAEPAWPAERWNIPARAGDTVEKVALGHVTRFLEVALKSLNQKIPTLPETVTGQHRLVATEGEGRLETVDGTLVLFVKGTPEEMGRQHGVLLRKQVRSLVDQILYGVGVGSSFEKGRWFFGEIEQAQARLKVDERYLREMDALAQAAGLEREEVRLANFFPELFHCSGFALFGKATQGGRMYHGRILDYLKGVGLEQNAVVMVMQPADAYAWVNVGYAGFVGTVTAMNEKQVAIGEMGGRGEGLWDGKPMAQLMREVMERAATLDEAVSIMRRGPRTCEYYYVISDAKSRKAVGIAATPDTFETIWPGQSHPRLPHAFADVVLMSAGDRYETLAARVRENYGKFDATSARALMNRPVCMGSNIQSVLFEPDTLDFWVANADSQNVASHTRYTRYNLKRLLEAPPAGK; encoded by the coding sequence ATGAAATCACGTTGGCTCGGTCTTGCCCTTGCCTTTGTTTTTACCTGCTCCGGCTGGTTGCCCCTGCGGGCCCAAACCACCCCGGCGGTCTCCAATTCACCCGCCATCCTGTTGGGCAATGCCCTAGCCAAAGTGGCCGCCTTGCTCGAGCCTTCCCCCAACACCCCTGCGGAAACATGGTCGGCCCAAATCAAACTGGTGCGTGCCCAAGGTATCCCGAAAGAACTGGCCGAGGCCAAGCTCAACCTGGCGATACAATCCCCCAATCGGGCACGAGTGGAAGTGCAGGCCAACGGCCACACGTATGCTTTGGGCAGGCAGGGCCAGGAGCTGTGGATTTATGCCGGCGCCAAACAGTTTGGCATTGTCGGTCAGCCGGGCCTGCCGCGTTTTTCCACGGCGCCGGAAAAAATCGATCGCACGCAATTGGGGCGTCTGAAATTGCCCGTCCCCCCGGAGCAGTTGGCGCTGCTGCCTTTGTTATTCTCCTATGAAATCCTGCCGGAAAAAGTCATTGACGGCGAGGCCTGTCACGTCTTCCAGGCGCGGCCGTTGCCGCAGGCCATGCAGGCCCTGGGCCTCCCGGCCGGCACGCTCACGCTGGCTTTGCGTCGCAAGGACGCCTTGCCCGCCCGCATCGGTTGGAGCGATGGCCGCAAGTTGGATGTGCTGGTGGAACTGGGCAACCTTCAGGCCGAGCCTGCCTGGCCGGCGGAGCGATGGAACATCCCGGCCAGAGCCGGCGATACCGTCGAAAAGGTGGCGCTGGGGCATGTGACCCGCTTCCTGGAGGTGGCCCTTAAATCGTTGAACCAAAAGATTCCCACCCTGCCCGAAACGGTCACCGGGCAGCACCGGTTGGTGGCCACTGAAGGCGAGGGCCGGCTGGAAACCGTGGACGGCACACTGGTGCTCTTTGTCAAAGGCACACCGGAAGAGATGGGCCGACAGCATGGCGTATTGTTGCGCAAGCAGGTGCGCTCGCTGGTGGATCAAATCCTCTACGGGGTGGGCGTGGGCAGCAGCTTTGAAAAAGGCCGGTGGTTCTTTGGCGAGATTGAGCAGGCGCAGGCGCGATTGAAAGTGGACGAACGCTATTTGCGCGAAATGGATGCCCTGGCTCAGGCTGCCGGACTGGAGCGCGAAGAGGTGCGCCTGGCCAATTTCTTTCCCGAGCTGTTTCATTGCAGTGGTTTTGCCCTGTTCGGCAAGGCCACGCAGGGAGGGCGTATGTATCACGGGCGCATCCTCGATTATTTGAAGGGCGTGGGCTTGGAGCAAAATGCCGTGGTCATGGTGATGCAACCTGCCGATGCCTACGCGTGGGTCAACGTGGGCTACGCCGGCTTTGTGGGCACGGTGACCGCCATGAATGAAAAACAGGTGGCCATCGGCGAAATGGGCGGGCGCGGCGAAGGCTTGTGGGATGGCAAACCCATGGCGCAGTTGATGCGCGAAGTTATGGAGCGTGCCGCCACGCTGGATGAAGCGGTGTCCATCATGCGCCGCGGGCCGCGCACGTGCGAGTATTATTACGTAATTTCCGATGCTAAAAGCAGGAAGGCTGTCGGTATTGCCGCCACGCCGGACACCTTTGAAACCATCTGGCCGGGGCAATCCCACCCCCGCCTGCCGCATGCCTTTGCCGACGTCGTGCTCATGTCGGCGGGCGATCGCTATGAAACCCTGGCGGCCCGCGTGCGGGAAAACTACGGCAAATTCGATGCCACTTCCGCACGCGCGCTCATGAATCGCCCCGTCTGCATGGGCTCCAACATTCAGTCCGTGTTATTTGAGCCGGATACGCTGGACTTCTGGGTCGCCAACGCGGACAGCCAGAATGTGGCCAGTCACACCCGCTACACCCGCTACAATCTCAAGCGCCTTTTGGAAGCTCCGCCCGCCGGGAAGTGA
- a CDS encoding 50S ribosomal protein L11 methyltransferase, translating into MKTPTLWQVTIPVCKGHEEAVQALCEDLFQTPACAYTAEDSSEASVSVYLPHQPGTAMLEELGRGLQTLPRAVPLPRPSTPTIQVQRLTARDWVKAWQRHIRPIRIGKVLLIRPTWDKTPPQAGQHLIVLDPGLSFGTGHHPTTHYCLQEVVRLSRPVGASFLDVGTGSGLLAIAAAKLGYARIMALDHDPEAIRVARANARANGVGRGIRFLTADIATDAPPGNRKFEVVAANLTDELLVQQAARIAQCVAPEGRLVLAGILTERFPAVLKTYRDLGFKLTRRRDKSEWTGATFTGTAGLTSRRAELPKGA; encoded by the coding sequence ATGAAAACGCCCACGCTCTGGCAGGTGACCATTCCGGTGTGCAAGGGCCACGAGGAGGCCGTGCAGGCACTATGCGAAGACTTGTTTCAGACGCCCGCTTGTGCGTACACGGCCGAGGATTCAAGTGAAGCCAGTGTCTCGGTTTATCTGCCGCACCAGCCCGGCACGGCAATGCTGGAGGAATTGGGCCGGGGCCTGCAGACGCTGCCAAGGGCAGTTCCCCTGCCCCGCCCGTCCACTCCGACAATCCAAGTGCAGCGATTGACGGCAAGGGACTGGGTCAAAGCCTGGCAGCGCCACATCCGCCCCATCCGCATCGGGAAGGTGTTGCTGATTCGTCCCACGTGGGACAAAACCCCGCCCCAAGCCGGGCAACATTTAATTGTCCTGGATCCTGGTCTGAGTTTTGGCACAGGACACCATCCCACCACGCATTATTGTCTGCAGGAAGTGGTGCGGCTTTCCCGCCCGGTGGGGGCCAGTTTTCTTGATGTGGGCACCGGCTCCGGGCTGCTGGCCATTGCGGCGGCGAAACTCGGCTACGCCCGGATTATGGCCCTGGATCACGATCCCGAAGCCATCCGCGTAGCCCGGGCCAATGCCCGCGCCAACGGGGTGGGCCGGGGCATTCGTTTTCTAACGGCCGACATCGCCACGGACGCCCCACCCGGCAACCGGAAGTTTGAGGTCGTCGCCGCCAACCTGACCGATGAGCTGTTGGTGCAACAGGCGGCGCGCATCGCACAGTGCGTGGCGCCGGAAGGCCGGCTGGTTCTGGCCGGCATTTTGACAGAACGCTTTCCGGCGGTGCTAAAAACGTACCGGGACCTTGGTTTTAAGCTTACCCGGCGCCGCGACAAGAGCGAATGGACCGGCGCCACCTTCACTGGCACCGCGGGCCTCACTTCCCGGCGGGCGGAGCTTCCAAAAGGCGCTTGA
- a CDS encoding histidine phosphatase family protein: MKRTRFYFIRHAEVEERYHHVFGGRIDMGLSAVGRDQARRLAEYVQRLPLEAVYASPMLRVRQTLEPCNGHLPGAPQFEEALREFDFGRWTGLHFREVREKFKADPWDWLDWIEQGRIPDGETGAQIRARLEPWLHDKLVRHQGQTVAVFAHGGVIRQLLASLLEMPLSRMALFDVDYASVAAVDAGGGRHPEIQLANYTPWKTPGT; encoded by the coding sequence ATGAAACGCACCCGTTTTTATTTCATCCGGCATGCCGAGGTGGAGGAACGTTATCACCACGTCTTCGGCGGGCGTATTGACATGGGCCTATCGGCCGTGGGGCGCGATCAGGCGCGACGGCTGGCCGAGTACGTGCAGCGGCTGCCATTGGAGGCGGTATATGCCAGCCCCATGCTGCGCGTCCGTCAGACGCTCGAGCCGTGCAACGGTCATCTGCCCGGCGCGCCACAATTTGAGGAGGCGCTCCGCGAATTTGATTTTGGGCGGTGGACCGGCCTGCACTTTCGCGAAGTACGGGAAAAGTTCAAGGCGGATCCTTGGGACTGGCTGGACTGGATTGAACAGGGGCGCATTCCTGACGGGGAGACCGGCGCTCAAATTCGGGCCCGGCTGGAACCGTGGCTGCACGACAAGCTCGTGCGCCACCAGGGCCAAACCGTGGCGGTGTTCGCCCACGGCGGCGTCATCCGCCAACTGCTCGCCTCCCTGTTGGAGATGCCCCTGTCGCGGATGGCGTTGTTTGACGTGGATTATGCGTCTGTGGCGGCGGTGGACGCCGGCGGAGGAAGGCACCCGGAGATTCAGTTGGCCAACTACACTCCCTGGAAGACACCGGGCACATGA
- the rph gene encoding ribonuclease PH yields the protein MNEAVTAKHNPPPAARADGRRPDQLRPVRFQPGIAPAAAGSVLIEWGNTRVICAVTVEAEVPRWMKEQQVSGGWLTAEYSMLPYSTATRKAREASRGKIEGRTQEIQRLIGRSLRACVDLEKLGERTVWVDCDVLQADGGTRTASITGAYVALALAIKQWLSAGLLQANPLQRAVAAVSVGLVGGTPLLDLCYTEDVAAAVDMNLVMNDAGDYIEIQGTGEEATFTEEQLHQLLGLGRAGLQQLFALQQAALQCA from the coding sequence ATGAATGAAGCGGTCACCGCCAAGCACAACCCGCCCCCAGCCGCCCGGGCGGATGGGCGCCGCCCCGATCAGCTCCGCCCCGTGCGTTTCCAGCCCGGCATTGCGCCTGCAGCCGCCGGCTCAGTCCTGATTGAATGGGGCAACACCCGGGTCATTTGTGCCGTCACCGTCGAAGCCGAAGTGCCCCGGTGGATGAAAGAGCAACAGGTGTCCGGGGGCTGGCTCACCGCCGAATATTCAATGCTCCCCTACTCCACCGCCACCCGCAAGGCCCGGGAGGCCAGCCGCGGGAAGATTGAGGGGCGCACGCAGGAAATTCAGCGGCTGATTGGACGCTCCTTGCGCGCTTGTGTGGACCTGGAAAAACTGGGCGAGCGCACCGTGTGGGTGGATTGCGATGTGCTGCAGGCGGACGGTGGCACCCGCACTGCTTCCATCACGGGGGCCTACGTGGCACTGGCGCTGGCCATCAAACAATGGCTGAGCGCCGGCCTCTTGCAGGCCAATCCGTTGCAGCGGGCCGTGGCGGCCGTCAGCGTGGGCCTGGTGGGCGGCACGCCTTTGTTGGACCTTTGTTACACCGAGGATGTGGCGGCGGCGGTGGATATGAATCTGGTGATGAATGATGCCGGCGATTACATCGAGATCCAGGGCACCGGCGAAGAGGCCACCTTCACGGAGGAGCAGCTCCATCAGTTGTTGGGCCTGGGCCGGGCCGGGCTGCAACAGTTGTTTGCCCTGCAACAAGCCGCCCTGCAATGCGCATGA
- a CDS encoding hybrid sensor histidine kinase/response regulator, translated as MTSPLTTPEFDYRRFAILYVDDEEASLRMFQAAFGEQFRIFTAPSAAEGHRLLESHHAEVGVLMTDQRMPGEKGVQLLEKARSQYPRIVRILTTAYAELDAAIAAVNAGAIYKYITKPWDPVELEMALRQALQFFIVQHERDQLLREKISTLHRLMFTDRLLSMGIFSAGLNHHLRNSLVAIQTFLDLAPVKMAEEKISPQQLRDPQYWREFHAMAQGQIHRITEMLDSLGLAANRFDPGDLEEVDVAALLREAVAAAQEECQSRQIVVEVHCAAPLPLLRGHTRNIQRLLYLLLRDELLVLPAGGRIVWTVQADAANQGIEIILEDNGPGLSAEDMRFLFDPFYSRSNHPQELGFNLMASFFLVYHEGGHLEVDHSPLGGTRFRIHLPGLATDGKKPGTVSSPQSWGLYEELYENLISGRTERQKSTSL; from the coding sequence ATGACCTCACCCCTGACCACGCCTGAATTCGATTATCGCCGCTTTGCCATTCTTTACGTGGACGACGAAGAGGCGTCGCTGCGTATGTTCCAGGCAGCTTTCGGCGAGCAGTTTCGCATTTTCACCGCGCCGAGCGCCGCCGAGGGACACCGCCTGTTGGAAAGCCACCACGCCGAGGTGGGCGTGCTGATGACCGACCAGCGGATGCCCGGCGAAAAAGGGGTGCAATTGCTGGAAAAAGCCCGCAGCCAGTACCCGCGGATCGTGCGCATCCTGACCACGGCCTATGCGGAACTGGATGCCGCCATTGCCGCGGTGAATGCCGGCGCCATCTACAAGTACATCACCAAACCGTGGGATCCGGTGGAGCTGGAAATGGCGCTCCGGCAGGCGCTTCAATTTTTCATAGTGCAACACGAGCGCGACCAATTGTTGCGCGAGAAAATCTCCACCCTGCACCGCCTCATGTTCACCGACCGCCTGCTGAGCATGGGCATCTTCTCGGCCGGGCTGAATCATCACCTGCGCAATTCGCTGGTGGCCATTCAAACCTTTCTCGATCTGGCTCCGGTGAAAATGGCCGAGGAAAAAATCAGTCCGCAGCAACTGCGGGACCCGCAGTACTGGCGCGAGTTTCATGCCATGGCGCAGGGGCAGATTCACCGCATCACCGAGATGCTGGACAGCCTGGGGCTGGCGGCGAACCGTTTTGATCCGGGCGATCTGGAGGAGGTGGACGTGGCCGCCCTGTTGCGCGAAGCGGTGGCGGCAGCGCAGGAGGAATGTCAATCCCGCCAGATTGTCGTCGAGGTACACTGCGCTGCGCCGTTGCCCCTCCTCCGGGGCCATACCAGAAACATTCAGCGACTGCTTTATTTGTTGCTGCGCGATGAGCTGCTGGTGCTGCCGGCCGGCGGCAGAATTGTCTGGACGGTGCAGGCCGATGCTGCAAACCAGGGTATCGAAATTATTTTGGAGGACAACGGCCCGGGACTGAGCGCTGAGGACATGCGCTTCCTTTTTGATCCCTTTTACAGCCGCTCCAACCATCCTCAAGAACTGGGCTTCAATCTGATGGCCTCCTTCTTTCTGGTCTATCACGAGGGCGGACACCTGGAGGTGGATCATTCCCCCCTCGGCGGTACGCGTTTTCGCATTCATCTGCCCGGTCTGGCCACGGACGGGAAGAAACCGGGGACAGTCTCCTCGCCGCAGTCGTGGGGTCTGTACGAAGAGCTTTACGAAAACCTGATTTCCGGGCGTACCGAGCGGCAGAAGTCCACTTCGCTTTGA
- a CDS encoding ATP-binding protein codes for MPDEHTRQIHAAFEEYERGVTVYNFKVACILGIVLMPFGILLDWFVYPQHLVEFALIRCACSFLILLFLIIMLKPGGQRRYKLWGLILLSLPTLSIAYMIYRTEGAASPYYAGLNLVVLVLGFVLHWTFRESLVAVGMVLIMYLGACLGHGDYRQTGMFFNNMYFLSLTGVIIVTGSYFLSELRFKEFANRYELDLSRKQLEENNRKLLELDENKSRFFANISHELRTPLTIMLGALEEVLQHPEVSGDPNLRQTLTLMRANGLRLLKLINDLLELVRLDAGTLPVKRDAVDLPAFLEGLAAAARHLAERRNLQLVTVVEPELQRVLVDRDKLEKILLNLQFNALKFTPTGGRVELLARRENRDLVLQVRDTGVGIAEKDLPNVFSRFWQADMSSQRKFKGAGIGLALVKELTEVQGGSVAVESRLGQGTTFTVRLPFLPATESSLAAADTGGRHPQEPKAEEWLGNLNRQAELSSLNHVSDSENAPAPVAEGSQPLLLVADDEPDLREFLRRQLSPHYRVAEAVDGRQAVEMALRLQPDLLLLDFMMPEKDGLQVCRELRENPATRILPIIFLTAHGDHQTRLDALRDGATDFLAKPFSLTELHLRVKNLLAGHLYARELARQKAQLEAAYRQLQEAEAQLVQSEKLAALGRMSAGIIHEINNPLNYARTGLYTLRQRLAGLPPETRAAWQTLLTEIEDGINRVKNIVLDLGPFAHERDTVSDETSLRQCVELALRFLSHEWRGTVEMTVDVPEKLTAWANRVRLVQVLVNLLQNSLDALRSQTPPPQAPHIQVRGWQEGGRVFLSVRDNGPGIPPELQNRVFEPFFSTKEIGAGLGLGLHICHQIMHQHGGRIRLQSEPGQYCEFILELPARDPRLNHSPPSPTHDLTPDHA; via the coding sequence ATGCCGGACGAGCATACCAGACAAATCCACGCTGCCTTTGAAGAATACGAGCGGGGGGTCACGGTGTACAATTTCAAGGTGGCCTGCATTCTGGGCATCGTGCTCATGCCGTTCGGCATTCTGCTGGACTGGTTTGTCTATCCCCAACACCTGGTCGAGTTTGCCTTAATTCGGTGTGCGTGTTCCTTCCTGATATTGCTCTTCCTAATCATCATGCTGAAGCCCGGCGGGCAGCGCCGGTATAAACTGTGGGGCTTGATTTTACTGAGTCTGCCCACGCTTTCGATTGCCTACATGATCTACCGCACGGAGGGTGCGGCCTCCCCATATTACGCCGGCCTGAATCTGGTGGTGCTGGTGCTGGGTTTTGTGCTGCACTGGACCTTTCGCGAAAGCCTGGTGGCGGTGGGCATGGTGTTGATCATGTATTTGGGGGCCTGCCTGGGACATGGGGACTACCGCCAGACCGGCATGTTTTTCAACAATATGTATTTTCTCTCTCTAACCGGAGTCATCATTGTCACCGGCAGTTATTTTCTGAGCGAGCTGCGCTTCAAGGAGTTTGCCAACCGTTACGAGCTGGATCTCAGCCGCAAACAACTCGAGGAGAACAATCGCAAGTTGTTGGAACTGGATGAAAACAAGAGCCGATTTTTTGCCAACATCAGCCATGAGCTGCGCACTCCGCTCACCATCATGCTGGGGGCTTTGGAGGAGGTCCTGCAGCACCCGGAGGTGAGCGGGGACCCCAATCTGCGCCAGACACTCACCCTGATGCGGGCTAACGGCCTGCGACTATTAAAACTGATCAATGATCTGCTGGAGCTGGTGCGGCTGGACGCCGGCACCCTGCCGGTGAAACGTGACGCCGTGGATTTGCCCGCCTTTCTTGAGGGGCTGGCCGCCGCCGCCCGTCATCTGGCGGAACGCCGCAACCTGCAACTCGTCACGGTGGTGGAGCCGGAGCTGCAACGGGTGCTGGTGGACCGGGACAAGCTCGAGAAAATCCTGCTCAATCTGCAGTTCAACGCCCTGAAATTCACGCCTACGGGGGGGCGGGTGGAGTTGTTGGCCCGGCGGGAGAACCGCGATTTGGTGCTGCAGGTGCGTGATACCGGCGTGGGCATTGCCGAGAAGGATTTGCCGAACGTTTTCAGCCGCTTCTGGCAGGCCGACATGTCCAGCCAGCGCAAGTTCAAAGGGGCCGGCATCGGTCTGGCCCTGGTGAAGGAATTGACGGAGGTCCAGGGCGGCTCGGTGGCGGTGGAAAGCCGGCTGGGCCAGGGCACCACCTTTACTGTCCGCCTGCCGTTTTTGCCCGCCACGGAATCCAGCCTGGCAGCGGCGGATACAGGCGGACGCCACCCCCAGGAACCCAAGGCCGAGGAGTGGCTCGGCAACCTGAACCGGCAGGCGGAGCTCAGCTCGCTGAATCACGTATCGGATTCTGAAAACGCGCCTGCGCCGGTGGCGGAGGGCAGCCAGCCGCTGTTGCTGGTGGCTGATGACGAGCCGGATTTACGGGAATTCCTCCGCCGCCAACTTAGTCCGCATTATCGCGTGGCCGAGGCGGTGGATGGCCGGCAGGCGGTGGAGATGGCTCTGCGTCTGCAACCCGATTTGTTGTTGCTGGACTTCATGATGCCGGAAAAGGACGGACTGCAAGTCTGCCGGGAATTGCGCGAAAACCCCGCCACACGCATTTTGCCCATCATCTTCCTCACCGCGCACGGGGATCATCAAACCCGGCTGGATGCCCTGCGCGATGGCGCAACGGATTTCCTGGCCAAGCCGTTTTCCCTGACGGAGCTGCATCTGCGCGTGAAAAACCTCCTGGCCGGCCATTTGTACGCCCGGGAACTGGCGCGGCAGAAAGCGCAACTGGAGGCGGCGTATCGCCAGTTGCAGGAGGCGGAGGCCCAGTTGGTGCAATCGGAAAAGCTGGCCGCGCTGGGCCGCATGAGCGCGGGCATCATTCACGAGATCAACAATCCCCTCAATTACGCCCGCACCGGATTGTACACGCTGCGCCAGCGCCTGGCCGGGTTGCCGCCCGAGACCCGGGCCGCCTGGCAGACGTTGCTGACGGAGATTGAGGACGGCATCAACCGCGTGAAGAATATTGTGCTCGACCTGGGCCCCTTTGCGCACGAGCGGGACACTGTTAGCGATGAAACCTCCCTCCGCCAGTGCGTCGAGCTGGCGCTGCGCTTTCTCAGCCATGAATGGCGGGGAACCGTGGAAATGACGGTGGATGTGCCTGAGAAACTCACCGCCTGGGCCAATCGCGTGCGGTTGGTGCAGGTGCTGGTCAACTTGCTGCAAAACTCCCTGGACGCCTTGCGCTCGCAAACCCCGCCGCCGCAGGCGCCACACATTCAGGTGCGCGGCTGGCAGGAGGGCGGCCGGGTGTTTCTGAGCGTGCGGGACAACGGTCCCGGCATCCCGCCCGAGCTGCAAAACCGGGTTTTCGAGCCGTTTTTTTCCACCAAGGAAATTGGTGCCGGCCTGGGATTGGGCCTGCACATCTGCCATCAAATCATGCATCAACATGGCGGGCGCATCCGGCTGCAGAGTGAACCGGGCCAGTATTGCGAGTTTATCCTGGAGCTGCCGGCACGTGACCCGCGCTTGAATCATTCCCCGCCTTCGCCAACGCATGACCTCACCCCTGACCACGCCTGA